Proteins encoded in a region of the Flavobacterium sp. MDT1-60 genome:
- the carA gene encoding glutamine-hydrolyzing carbamoyl-phosphate synthase small subunit → MKYTTRQSAILLLSDGTIFHGKSIGISGKTFGEVCFNTGMTGYQEIFTDPSYFGQILVATNAHIGNYGVNDLEIESDSVKIAGLVCKNFSFNYSRVDASGSLEDYFTKQNLICISDVDTRALVSYIRDNGAMNAVICTDGTSIEDLKKELANVPNMEGLELASKVSTTEPYFFGDENATYKISALDLGIKKNILRNLAKRDCYIKVFPYNSTYKDLTEFNPDGYFLSNGPGDPDPLFGAIQVAKEIIADDKPLFGICLGHQVIALANGVKTYKMFGGHRGINHPVKNIITGKGEITSQNHGFAVKRDALDVHPELEITHVHLNDDTVAGMRMKNKNCFSVQYHPEASPGPHDSSYLFDQFVENIKLATAKTI, encoded by the coding sequence ATGAAATACACTACACGACAAAGCGCCATTTTATTACTTAGTGATGGAACTATTTTTCACGGAAAATCTATCGGAATTAGCGGTAAAACTTTTGGTGAAGTTTGTTTTAATACAGGAATGACAGGATATCAGGAAATATTTACAGATCCTTCTTATTTTGGTCAAATATTAGTCGCTACTAATGCGCACATTGGAAATTATGGTGTTAATGATTTAGAAATAGAATCTGACAGTGTTAAAATTGCTGGTTTGGTTTGTAAAAACTTCAGCTTTAATTATTCACGTGTGGATGCTTCTGGAAGTTTAGAAGATTATTTTACTAAACAGAATCTAATCTGTATTTCTGATGTTGATACTCGTGCATTGGTAAGTTATATCCGTGACAACGGAGCTATGAATGCTGTCATCTGTACCGATGGAACTTCAATTGAAGATTTGAAAAAAGAATTGGCAAATGTGCCAAACATGGAAGGTTTAGAGTTGGCTTCAAAAGTATCAACTACTGAACCTTATTTTTTTGGAGATGAAAATGCTACTTACAAAATATCTGCATTAGATCTTGGAATTAAGAAGAATATCTTAAGAAATCTTGCTAAAAGAGATTGCTACATTAAAGTTTTCCCATATAATTCAACTTATAAAGATTTGACAGAATTTAATCCTGATGGATATTTCTTGTCAAATGGACCTGGAGACCCAGATCCGTTATTTGGAGCGATACAAGTTGCTAAAGAAATTATAGCAGATGATAAGCCATTATTTGGAATTTGCTTAGGCCATCAGGTTATAGCTTTGGCAAACGGAGTTAAAACTTATAAAATGTTCGGTGGTCACCGTGGTATTAATCATCCGGTAAAAAATATTATCACTGGTAAAGGTGAAATAACTTCTCAAAATCACGGTTTTGCTGTAAAAAGAGATGCGTTAGATGTTCATCCGGAGTTGGAAATTACTCATGTTCATTTGAATGATGATACAGTTGCAGGAATGAGAATGAAAAATAAGAATTGTTTTTCAGTACAATATCATCCTGAAGCTAGTCCAGGACCACATGATTCTTCTTATTTGTTCGATCAGTTTGTTGAGAATATAAAACTAGCTACTGCTAAAACGATATAG
- the eno gene encoding phosphopyruvate hydratase, with translation MSIIIKVHARQIFDSRGNPTIEVDVVTENGVLGRAAVPSGASTGEHEAVELRDGGKAFLGKGVLNAVNNVNTVIAEELVGTSVFEQNTIDQLMIDLDGTPNKSKLGANAILGVSLAAAKAAANELGLPLYRYVGGVSANTLPVPMMNIINGGSHSDAPIAFQEFMIFPVKATSFTHAMQMGTEIFHSLKKVLHDRGLSTAVGDEGGFAPNLAGGTEDALDTIKLAVEKAGYSFGDEIMIALDCAASEFYVNGKYDYTKFEGETGKIRTSEEQADYLAELAAKYPIISIEDGMYEDDWNGWKYLTDKIGDKVQLVGDDLFVTNVERLSTGIEKGIANSILVKVNQIGTLTETIAAVNMAKNAGYTSVMSHRSGETEDNTIADLAVALNCGQIKTGSASRSDRMAKYNQLLRIEEELGSTAYFPGLKAFKIK, from the coding sequence ATGAGTATTATAATTAAAGTTCACGCAAGACAAATTTTTGATTCCAGAGGTAATCCTACTATTGAAGTTGATGTAGTTACAGAAAATGGTGTTCTAGGTAGAGCAGCTGTTCCTTCTGGGGCTTCAACAGGAGAACATGAAGCTGTTGAATTACGTGATGGAGGAAAAGCATTTCTAGGAAAAGGAGTTTTGAATGCAGTGAATAATGTAAATACTGTTATTGCTGAAGAATTAGTTGGAACTTCTGTTTTCGAACAAAACACTATCGATCAATTAATGATTGATTTAGACGGAACTCCAAATAAATCTAAATTAGGAGCTAATGCTATTTTAGGAGTTTCTTTGGCTGCTGCAAAAGCTGCTGCAAATGAATTAGGATTGCCATTATACAGATATGTTGGTGGTGTTTCTGCGAATACATTGCCTGTTCCGATGATGAACATCATTAATGGTGGTTCTCACTCTGATGCTCCTATTGCATTCCAGGAATTTATGATTTTCCCTGTAAAGGCAACTTCATTTACACATGCTATGCAAATGGGAACTGAAATTTTCCACAGCTTGAAAAAAGTGTTGCACGACAGAGGTTTAAGTACTGCTGTAGGTGACGAAGGTGGTTTTGCACCAAACTTAGCAGGTGGTACTGAAGACGCTTTGGATACTATAAAATTGGCAGTTGAAAAAGCTGGATATTCTTTTGGTGACGAAATTATGATTGCTCTTGATTGTGCTGCATCTGAATTTTATGTAAACGGTAAATACGATTATACTAAATTTGAAGGTGAAACTGGAAAAATTAGAACTTCTGAAGAGCAAGCTGATTATTTAGCTGAACTTGCTGCTAAATATCCAATTATTTCAATCGAAGACGGTATGTACGAAGATGACTGGAATGGATGGAAATATTTAACGGATAAAATTGGAGATAAAGTACAATTAGTAGGTGATGATTTGTTTGTTACGAATGTTGAGCGTTTATCTACTGGTATTGAAAAAGGAATTGCAAATTCAATTTTAGTAAAGGTAAACCAAATTGGTACTTTGACTGAAACTATTGCTGCTGTAAACATGGCTAAAAATGCTGGTTATACTTCAGTAATGTCTCACCGTTCTGGTGAAACAGAAGATAATACAATTGCTGATTTAGCGGTAGCTTTAAACTGTGGACAAATTAAAACAGGTTCTGCTTCTCGTTCTGATCGTATGGCAAAATACAATCAATTATTAAGAATTGAGGAAGAATTAGGAAGTACCGCATATTTTCCTGGGTTAAAAGCTTTCAAGATTAAATAA
- a CDS encoding citrate synthase → MSKIATLEVDGKKIELPVITGSENESAIDINKLRDLTGIITIDPGYKNSGSCKSEITFLDGELGILRYRGYSIEDLAEKANFLEVSYLLIFGELPTAQELEQFENGIKKHTLVNEEMKNIIDGFPKTAHPMGVLSALTSALTAFNPKAVNVDNEKEMYEAICKTMGKFLVIATWTYRKSMGYPLNYYDNTTGYVDNFMQLMFKLPTGPYSANPIIVDALDKLFILHADHEQNCSTSTVRMVGSSHAGLFASISAGVSALWGPLHGGANQAVLEMLEEINKDGGDTDKFLAKAKDKNDPFRLMGFGHRVYKNFDPRAKIIKKAAKEVLETLGVNDPILEIAKKLEAAALEDDYFKSRNLYPNVDFYSGIIYRALGIPTDMFTVMFAIGRLPGWIAQWKEMRENKEPIGRPRQIYTGHPLRDFKSNK, encoded by the coding sequence ATGTCAAAAATAGCTACATTAGAAGTAGATGGTAAAAAAATTGAACTTCCGGTTATTACTGGAAGCGAAAATGAATCAGCTATCGATATTAACAAATTACGTGATTTAACTGGTATTATTACAATTGACCCAGGGTATAAAAATTCTGGATCTTGTAAAAGTGAAATCACTTTCTTAGACGGAGAATTAGGAATTTTACGTTACAGAGGATACTCAATCGAAGACTTGGCTGAAAAAGCTAATTTTCTTGAAGTGTCATATCTTTTAATTTTTGGTGAATTACCAACAGCTCAGGAATTAGAGCAGTTTGAAAATGGTATTAAAAAACATACTTTGGTAAACGAAGAGATGAAAAATATCATTGACGGTTTTCCAAAAACAGCTCACCCAATGGGGGTATTGTCTGCTTTGACAAGCGCGTTAACAGCATTTAATCCAAAAGCTGTAAATGTTGATAATGAAAAAGAGATGTACGAGGCCATTTGTAAAACAATGGGTAAATTTCTTGTAATTGCAACTTGGACTTATAGAAAATCTATGGGCTATCCGTTAAATTATTACGATAATACAACTGGTTATGTAGATAATTTTATGCAATTAATGTTTAAATTGCCTACTGGACCTTATTCAGCAAACCCAATCATAGTGGATGCATTGGATAAATTATTTATTCTTCACGCAGATCATGAACAAAACTGTTCTACATCGACAGTAAGAATGGTTGGTTCATCTCATGCTGGTTTATTTGCATCAATTTCTGCTGGAGTTTCTGCACTTTGGGGGCCACTTCATGGTGGAGCAAATCAGGCAGTTCTTGAAATGTTAGAAGAAATTAACAAAGACGGTGGTGATACTGATAAGTTTTTAGCGAAAGCAAAAGACAAAAATGATCCTTTCCGTTTAATGGGATTTGGTCACAGAGTTTATAAAAACTTTGATCCGAGAGCGAAAATCATCAAAAAAGCAGCTAAAGAAGTTTTAGAAACTTTAGGTGTTAATGATCCAATTTTAGAGATTGCTAAAAAGCTGGAAGCTGCTGCTCTTGAAGACGATTACTTCAAGTCAAGAAATTTATATCCAAACGTAGATTTCTATTCTGGAATTATTTACAGAGCATTAGGAATTCCAACTGACATGTTTACAGTAATGTTTGCTATTGGTAGATTACCAGGTTGGATCGCACAATGGAAAGAAATGCGTGAAAACAAAGAGCCAATCGGAAGACCTAGACAGATTTATACAGGACATCCTTTGAGAGACT